ACCTGTTCTAAACAGACACAAGGATCCTGCCCTCTCCATGAGCTTGGAGAACTGACCTAACTGCTGAAATCACTGGAAATTTTTAATAAACCTCCACAACAAGGGTTtaggctgtgttttgggggaCTGGGGTTATGCCTTATGCCACCTGAGCCCAGCTAAACTGATGGTGGGCCAGGATTCAGGCAAGCTGCATCCAAGACCCAGTGTTTGCCCCGCAGGGAAAGcctttatttcttcagcttaATATTCCCATCCTTTAtatgtcaaaaaaacccacacttgCTCCTGCAGGACTGCCAGATAAAAGGTGTGATAAGAGCAAGCATTCATCTTTAGGATAATTTGAGGGGTAAATAGAGTAGAACTGAGAGTAGAGCCACTTGAGCTAGAACATCCTTGCCTTATGGAGGTAACACAAGCTCTTCGCTGGCCTCTACATCCCACCCCAGGAGGGTGCTAGGATGTCAAAGGCTGGCAGCAGAGACTTGGAAAAGATTGGGGTGAAAGTAGGGAGTCCTTCCCAGCTCAAGCTCTGCGGGAATTGTGCCAAATTCTCTTTGCCCCTGTGAAGCACTTTGCCTTCAAGTTCCGATTGCAAGAAAAAGACTGAATAGGTGGAGGACACGTGCAACAACCATCATTTTTTCTAGGTATCACTTCTGCATGACCATCCTGATCTACTTCTTGCCACTTCTGGTGATAGGATGTGCCTACACTGTGGTCGGCGTCACCCTCTGGGCAAGCGAGATACCTGGCGACAACTCTGACCGCTACCATGAGCAGGTCTCAGCTAAGCGGAAGGTAAGGAGCTCCGAGCACACTTGAAGCCGTACTTCATGCCCAATCCCAACTAACTACCACCAAAAATACTTTATTAGGGGTGGAAAGAGATCAGAGCTTGTTGCATCGTTGTTGGTAATGGAGCAGGGAATGGCCTCCAGATACGTGTCCTCTATGAATGACCATGGTTTAGCCAAGGTGTTGACCACGCGTTCCCGGTTGCAAAGGCCTCCAAGGCAAAAAGAGGTGGCCCCTTCTGGAGGGTGACACCTCTCCTGCGGGGTGTTCGACGGATGACTTTGCTTCCCTACCCTCTCTTCTCCTCACAGGTAGTGAAGATGATGATCATCGTGGTATGCACTTTTGCGCTGTGCTGGCTGCCCTACCATATCTACTTCACCCTGCAGTATTTCAACCCTGAGTGGTACCTGCAGAAGTTCATCCAGCAGGTCTACCTGGCTATTATGTGGCTGGCCATGAGCTCCACCATGTACAACCCCATCATCTACTGCTGCCTCAACGACAGGTGGGTTTCGAGTGACTTTCAGCACCATCTTAGTGCAatggggcgggggagggggagatacAGAGGGGTCTGTTGGAGGAGAGTATGAGTGGAGAGTTTTTCCAGGGTGGTTCTGTCTCATCTTCTGCCAGGGGCTGCTTCCAGCAGATGTAGGGGTGATATAATACTCACCTAAATAAGTCTTTCCTAAAGTCCCTGGGGAATTTGAGGACAGGTATCAAAACAGTCCAAATTCCTAATTAGGATTTatcagtgtttttttcctccccttagTGAAAAGTagcatttgtttttgttgttaagCAGTGCTTAGCTTTGTCTCCCCACTCATAGCAAGGTCCTTTTGCCGTCTCCAAATCCCTCACGGCTGCCTTTCCCCACCTCTGCCATCCCTCCAGGTTTCGCGTGGGGTTCAAACATGCATTTCGGTGGTGCCCATTTGTCAGCGCCAGTGAGTACGAGGGCCTGGAGATGAAGTCAGCCAGGTACCTGCAGACACAGAGCAGCATGTACAAGGTCAGCCGGATAGAGACCACTATATCCTCGACGGCTGGCATGGCtgaagaggagctggaggagagcagcaaGGCCAAGCGTCTCTCGGTAGACATGACATCCAACGGCTCCTCCCGCAGCGACTCTAAAACGGTCTCTGAGAGCTTCAGCTTCTACTCCAACACACTCACCtaagcagctccccagcctcaTCAGCCGCTCACA
This genomic stretch from Phalacrocorax aristotelis chromosome 24, bGulAri2.1, whole genome shotgun sequence harbors:
- the TACR1 gene encoding substance-P receptor isoform X1 produces the protein MDNTLLLEVELEHHWLLNTSLNESFSNQFVQPPWQVALWAVAYALIVVVSVVGNVVVMWIILAHKRMRTVTNYFLVNLAFAEASMSAFNTVVNFTYAIHNEWYYGLLYCKFHNFFPIAAVFASIYSMTAIALDRYMAIIHPLQPRLSATATKVVIGVIWLLAFLLAFPQGYYSVMEELPGRLVCLVEWPEHSTNVYGKTYHFCMTILIYFLPLLVIGCAYTVVGVTLWASEIPGDNSDRYHEQVSAKRKVVKMMIIVVCTFALCWLPYHIYFTLQYFNPEWYLQKFIQQVYLAIMWLAMSSTMYNPIIYCCLNDRFRVGFKHAFRWCPFVSASEYEGLEMKSARYLQTQSSMYKVSRIETTISSTAGMAEEELEESSKAKRLSVDMTSNGSSRSDSKTVSESFSFYSNTLT